CGGCCTCAGAGTCATTGAGTGGGCAGATTCCTCTTATCACGTGCGCTGGGTCGTGCCAACAGAGGGCAATGAACCGGCCATTGACCTCAACATGATGATCGATCCGAAAAAAGGCGCAACCCTCCAAGAGATGCACCGGCAAAAGGCAACAGCCGCAAGTCCAATCATTAATTTAGTTCAAGGAGGAAAAGGATTCCTCGTCTACGTTCCCCTTTTTCCCAACGATCAATTTGACGGCTTTATTGTCGGAGGATTTGACGTCAAAGCCATGTTCGACGGCATGATCACAGGCAACATCCTTAACGATTATCTCGTGCAAGTCAGTGAAAACGGAAAAATTATTTATGAAAGAGACGATACCGGAAAACAGGATCAACACTTGGACGGAGCAACTGTCGACTTGAATTTCTACAACAATGTCTGGAAACTTATCCTGAAGCCACGTGCCGAACTCTTAGCGGAACACCGCTCCGTTCTCCCCGCTTTTACCCTTTTTTTTGGAGTCTTTTTGGCAATCGTCGTTTTCTTCGGCGTTTACTTTGCACAATCCTCCTATCTGAGATCGCGCGAACTGGTCAAAGCAATGAACGAGTTGAACGAATCTAAAATCCAAACAGAAGTGCTGCTTCATTCGATGGGTGAAGGTGTTTTTGGTTTGAACAAAAAGAAGAAAGTGGCATTTGTCAATCCTGCCGGCGAACACATGGTCGGCATGCGGCAAGAAGATGTTGTCGGCAAGCCGATTCAAGAGCTATTCCATCTCATGAAATCAGACGAAACCCCTTATCATATCAAAGACTCAGCAATCTATAAAGTTTTCGAAGACGGTCGGATGCATACCGTCAACAATGAGCTATTTTGCAGAAAGGACGGGACAAGCTTCAATGTAGAGTTCACATGCGGCCCGTTGAGAAGGGAAGATACAATCGAAGGAGTCGTTTTAGTTTTCAGAGACATTACGAACAGAATTCGCGCAGAAGCTGAAATTAAGGAAACACAACGTAGGCTGCGCGCGATCATCGATAACGCAACTTCAGTCATCTATGTAAAAGATCTCAAAGGAAGATATCTAATCGCTAATAAGCAGTACCTCGATCTCTTCCATCTAACCAACGAAGAAGTGATCGGCAAAACGGACTACGAGATTTTTTCCAAAGACGTTGCTGATAAATTTTCACTTAATGACAATGACGTTTTAGAAAAGGGAAAAGCAGTGACCTATGAGGAAACCGCGCCTCTGGATGATGGAGAGCATACCTATGTTTCAGTTAAGTTCCCTCTTTACGATGCTGAAGACAATATTTACGCAACATGCGGAATCTCGACAGATATCACAGAAAGAAAAGAGCAGGAGCTCAAACAGTTGGAATTTTTAAAACAGATCGAGCAATCCAACCAAGATTTGGAAATTGCCCGAAAAAAAGCCGAAGAGGCCAATATTGCCAAAAGCACATTCCTTGCAAACATGAGTCACGAAATCCGCACCCCCTTGAACGGCGTGATCGGAATGACCTCTCTTTTGCTGAATACCCCTCTTGATAAAAGCCAAGAAAAATATGCCAACCGCATCGATCTCTCCGGAAAAGTCTTGCTGGAAATTATCAATGATATTTTAGACTTTTCCAAAATCGAAGCCGGTGAGCTCAATTTAGAAAAAATCCCTTGCAATTTAGAAGAGATTGTTGAAGAAGTCGGCGAATTGATGCAGCCAAAGGCTGAAGAAAAAGGATTGAATCTTGAAATTTCCTATGCCCATGACACCCCCAAACACCTCATCGGCGATCCTACGCGAATTCGCCAAGTGATCATGAATCTTACGAGCAACGCTATCAAGTTTACCCAGGAAGGATCCGTTGCCATCAAAGTCAGCAATCCCAAAAAAGCGTTTATTCGAGTTGAAGTGACCGATACAGGAATTGGAATCCCTCAAGAAAAAAAAATGCATATCTTTGAAAAATTTTCACAGGCGGATGTTTCGACAACAAGGAAGTTCGGAGGAACAGGACTTGGACTTGCGATCTGCAAACAACTCATTGAAATCATGGAAGGAAAAATCGGATGCGAAAGCATCGAAAACAAAGGGTCGACTTTTTGGTTCGAGATCCCCCTGCAAAATGGATAGGTTCATGGGAAAAATTTTATCAACATTTAAAGGAAAAAAGATCCTAATCGCCGAAGATTATTTCATCAATCAAGAAGTGACACAAGCGATTCTTGAACTGATGGAATTTACCGTTGATATCGCCGAAAATGGAAGAGAAGCCTTGGAAATGTATGAATCCAACGCTTATGACGCCATTCTCATGGATGTGCAAATGCCGGAAATGGACGGCTTTCAAACAACAGCGGAAATTCGGAAAAAGGAAAAAAACGGGAAAAGGATTCCGATTATCGCTTTGACAGCAAATGCCATGAGCGGCGACAGGGAAAAATGCCTGAATGCCGGCATGGACGACTATCTCAGCAAACCAATCGAAGCCTCTAAACTTGAAGAGATTCTGAAAAAATACATTCCCAATTAGCTCATTTTCATGTATAATTCCAACATAGGATTTTTTTTACATGTTAGTGCTCGGAATTGAAAGTACCTGCGATGAAACAGCTTGTGCTGTTGTCAAAGATGGTAAGCAGATTTTATCCAATGTGGTCGCCTCTCAACATGAGATCCACGCGCAATACGGCGGCGTCTTTCCCGAACTTGCCAGCCGCAGGCATGCCGAGGTGATGATCCCCGTTTTGCGGGAATCTCTTTACGAGGCAAATGTGCGCCTTGATGAGATCGATTTAATCGCAGTTGCCAAAGGCCCTGGCCTTATTGGCCCTCTTTTAATCGGATTAAACACTGCAAAAAGCCTTTCTCTTGCCTGCAATCTTCCCCTTATCGGAATCAATCACATTGAAGCGCATCTCTACGCAGCAATCATGGATCTTGAAACCCTTCCGGACTTCCCTTGCTTAGGCGTTGTTCTATCCGGAGCCCACACAAGCCTAGTTAAAATTAAAAATATTGGAAGCTATGAGCAAATAGGCCATACGATAGACGATGCCGTGGGAGAAGCATTTGACAAAGTTGCGAAAATGATGGGGCTGCCTTATCCCGGAGGCCCAGAAATCGAACAGTTGGCAATAAGTGGAGACCCTTCCCGATACGCATTCAAAGTGGGGCAATCGAAAAAAAATCCTCTTTGCTTTTCTTTCAGCGGCGTCAAAACCGGAGTTTTGTATACAGTCAAAGGCCAGAACGGCAAAAGCGAAATGCCATTGACGAAGCAGGAAATGGCTGATATCGCCGCCTCCTTCCAGTCCGCCGTTTTTGAAGATATCATAAAAAAAACCGTCAAAGCCGCTAAAGAAATAGGGACTGGCACCATTTTATTTGGAGGCGGAGTCTCCAATAGCCAGACATTAAGAAAAAAATTTAAAGAGAGTTCTTCTGAATTCAATCTCTTTTGGCCGCCGCCTGGATTGAGCTTGGATAATGGGGCCATGATTGCTGGGCTGGGATATCACGCCTTTTTGAATCGAAACACAAGCGACGGCCTCCTTTTAGAGCCAATGACAAGAATCCCTTTTTCCGCTTGAATTTTAATCTTTTCATTATGTAAAATTACCCATCATTATTTGATCAGACCGGAGAAACAAAATGGCTAGCAAACGTGAAAAAATTAAACTGAAAAGTTCTAAAAGTTCTCATCACTACTATACATTTAAGAACAAGACATCCACCCCTGACCGTATCGTGCTCAAAAAATACGATCCAACCATTCGTCAGCGCGTTGAATATAAAGAAACAAAGTAACGATGTTTGAGCTGTCGATTGCGTTTAAGTACCTTGTGCCTCGTTGGCGGCAGCTCTCCGTATCCATCATCAGTTTGATCTCCATTCTCGTCATCGCCTTGGTTGTCTGGCTGATTGTCGTTTTCTTTTCCGTGACGCATGGATTAGAGAGAGGATGGGTGGACAAATTGATCGCCCTGACAGCTCCGGTCCGCATTACGCCGACAGAAGATTATTACAATTCTTATTACTACCTCATTGATAGCATTAGCCAGGAATCCGGCTATACAGTCCAAACTATTGGACAAAAGCTGGGAACCCGAAAGACAGATCCTTACGATCCTGATTTCGACCAGGAAATTCCTTATACTTGGACTGCTCCCGACTTAAATCAGGATGGCGAGGTCAAAGATCTGGTCAAACTTGCCTTCAAATCGATTAACAGCATCAAAGGAGTGTCAGCTAAAGAGTATGAGATGACCATCACAAATTTAAAGCTGAACATGATCCGTTCCGAACCTTTGCAGCTATCTGGAAATCCTGACAGCGACAACGATCAGCGCGCCTTATCGCAAGCCATCTATTTAAGTTCATTCGATCCTTCGAATCCGAGCTTGCCAAAAATCATGTTTCCAGTAGCTTCCGCAGATATTGACAACTTGATCCGGACAGTAGAAAATGAACAGGCCGGCTCTCCCGAGCAGATGCGCAGTTCAATGAAGGAAATCTTAGCTACAGTCAAACCGCTTAAAACTCGGACACCGGCTCATGGGCAGCTCATCCCGCAAAAGGCAATCCCCCAAAACTGCCGGCTCAACGTCTGTGTATTGAACTCTGCTAATACGATTCACGCACTCTATCTCCCCCAGTCGGCAGAAGAACTCGACCCTTCCTACGGGACTCCGGCGATATTAGAAAAAGAAAACGACACAATTACAGTGGCAATGCATGAAGGGCATTCCATCCCTTTGGATTCATGGGTGCCTGTCTATCTTCTTGGAAATGCGCAAGGAGAGATCGCACTTGACCCCTCCAGCCTGGAAACTGCCGAGTTTGCCCGCGACATCAAATTCAACACGCAGTTTGCAGTGCAGGGAGTCAATCTTTCTACAACACTTGGGATTGACGAGATCTTAGTGGATCAATTCTCCATAGAAAATGGAAGCCGTTCTTTTTGGGTTTACGACCAAACGATTCCTGAATCGCTTCCGAGCAGCCCTCAATGGGGAGAAGCCATTCTCCTGCCTAAAAGCTGGAGGGAATCAGGCGCTTTAATTGGAGACAGAGGCTACTTAAGTTATCAAACACCTACTGCCAGCTCACTCCAAGAACAAAGAATTCCTGTCTATGTTGCCGGCTTTTTCGATCCGGGAATCCTACCGATGGGTGGGAGAATTCTGCTTGCCAACGACTCTATTGTATCGATCATCCGTTCAGGCAATCTGATGAGCGACTCTTCCCTTTCCAATGGAATCAACGTGCGCATCCCCGACCTGGATGATGCTGAGCCGGTCAAAGCGGAAATTGAAAAAAGTTTTAAAGAAGCTGGAATCGATAAATACTGGAAAGTGCAAACGTACCGAGAGTTTGAGTTTACAAAAGATTTTCTACAGCAGCTGCGCAGCGAGAGAAACCTGTTTACCCTCATCTCCATGGTGATTATTATTGTCGCCTGTTCCAATATCGTTTCCATGCTTATTATTCTTGTGAATGACAAGAAAATGGAGATCGGCATCTTGCGGTCAATGGGAGCGACGTCTAAGAGCATTGCTGCAATTTTTGGACTTTGCGGCATTGTCATGGGGTTGGTTGGCAGCTTAATCGGAATCGCTCTTGCGTTGCTCACGCTAAAAAATCTACAAATGCTCATCGATTTTATCAGCCGCGTTCAAGGGTTTGAGATGTTCAATCCCGCATTTTTCGGCGACACCCTTCCCAATCAAGTGAGTCTGCAAGCTTTGACATTTGTCCTCACCTCCACAGCAATGATCTCTCTTATAGCCGGAATTGTGCCTGCGATTAAAGCCAGTCTTCTCCGCCCTTCAGCGATATTGAGGTCTGAATGATTTTAAAAGCAAAAAATATCCACAAGTCCTTCACACATCCGATCAGAACACAAATATTGAAAGGGATCGATCTAGAAGTGGAGCGAGGCGAAACCGTTTCGATTATGGGGCGTTCCGGAGAAGGCAAATCTACCTTGCTGCACATTCTGGGAACACTTGAAAAAGCGTGCCAAGGTCAATTGGAAATTGCAGGCTTTGACGCAGCGGCATCCAACCAAACAGCGATACGCAGCAAGCATATTGGATTTGTGTTTCAATCATTTCATCTTCTGGAAGATTGCACGACATTGGAAAATGTGTTGATGTCAGCGCGGATTGCACGCCGCTCCACATCGCCAAAGTCAGAAGCTTTCCTCTATGCAGAGCATTTGCTGGAAAAGGTCGGCCTCGGAGAAAGAATGTTTCACAACGTCAAACTCCTTTCTGGAGGAGAGAAGCAACGCGCAGCCATTGCACGGGCGCTTTGCAATGATCCCGATCTAATTTTTGCAGATGAACCTTCCGGAAACCTCGATCAGCGAAATGCTGAATTGATCTATGAAATTCTTTTTTCATTTGTGAGTGATAAGAAAAAATCCCTCATTACCGTTACGCACGACGACACATTGGCAAAGATGTGCCGAACCCAATACCAACTCCAAAACGGCTTGCTGGAAAAGCAGACTTGACAGACTGATTGATTTCCTCTCTAATCATGCATATGGTAAATCGATTAGAAGAAG
This genomic window from Waddlia chondrophila WSU 86-1044 contains:
- a CDS encoding ABC transporter permease; this translates as MFELSIAFKYLVPRWRQLSVSIISLISILVIALVVWLIVVFFSVTHGLERGWVDKLIALTAPVRITPTEDYYNSYYYLIDSISQESGYTVQTIGQKLGTRKTDPYDPDFDQEIPYTWTAPDLNQDGEVKDLVKLAFKSINSIKGVSAKEYEMTITNLKLNMIRSEPLQLSGNPDSDNDQRALSQAIYLSSFDPSNPSLPKIMFPVASADIDNLIRTVENEQAGSPEQMRSSMKEILATVKPLKTRTPAHGQLIPQKAIPQNCRLNVCVLNSANTIHALYLPQSAEELDPSYGTPAILEKENDTITVAMHEGHSIPLDSWVPVYLLGNAQGEIALDPSSLETAEFARDIKFNTQFAVQGVNLSTTLGIDEILVDQFSIENGSRSFWVYDQTIPESLPSSPQWGEAILLPKSWRESGALIGDRGYLSYQTPTASSLQEQRIPVYVAGFFDPGILPMGGRILLANDSIVSIIRSGNLMSDSSLSNGINVRIPDLDDAEPVKAEIEKSFKEAGIDKYWKVQTYREFEFTKDFLQQLRSERNLFTLISMVIIIVACSNIVSMLIILVNDKKMEIGILRSMGATSKSIAAIFGLCGIVMGLVGSLIGIALALLTLKNLQMLIDFISRVQGFEMFNPAFFGDTLPNQVSLQALTFVLTSTAMISLIAGIVPAIKASLLRPSAILRSE
- a CDS encoding ATP-binding protein, with product MALFEEKRNNLSFMPPEIREPSKGSVKAMIILGLIAALMGGSVMLSWHLHRLKFIEAHSYFTTMPYNTALGFFLGGLSCAIFKSGWRKTALAMAWCVALIGYLTLLEYILGFDFGIDQVFVNDTNPYKGRMAPNAAVCFSFIGTALIFVFNTWRFEMRQLLIRIFACLTVAFALIGFSAWLTGAVSKGWIEFTRLDGRPTIEFFTLSASVIVYAWTHCKTYDGALPPMLPMPTTIAVILATIFLWQALDGQERIQFRNLNLSDAEHIKSTIETYINHQVSALENMAKRWEMRGSTPKSEWEMDAIAYIDIKSGLRVIEWADSSYHVRWVVPTEGNEPAIDLNMMIDPKKGATLQEMHRQKATAASPIINLVQGGKGFLVYVPLFPNDQFDGFIVGGFDVKAMFDGMITGNILNDYLVQVSENGKIIYERDDTGKQDQHLDGATVDLNFYNNVWKLILKPRAELLAEHRSVLPAFTLFFGVFLAIVVFFGVYFAQSSYLRSRELVKAMNELNESKIQTEVLLHSMGEGVFGLNKKKKVAFVNPAGEHMVGMRQEDVVGKPIQELFHLMKSDETPYHIKDSAIYKVFEDGRMHTVNNELFCRKDGTSFNVEFTCGPLRREDTIEGVVLVFRDITNRIRAEAEIKETQRRLRAIIDNATSVIYVKDLKGRYLIANKQYLDLFHLTNEEVIGKTDYEIFSKDVADKFSLNDNDVLEKGKAVTYEETAPLDDGEHTYVSVKFPLYDAEDNIYATCGISTDITERKEQELKQLEFLKQIEQSNQDLEIARKKAEEANIAKSTFLANMSHEIRTPLNGVIGMTSLLLNTPLDKSQEKYANRIDLSGKVLLEIINDILDFSKIEAGELNLEKIPCNLEEIVEEVGELMQPKAEEKGLNLEISYAHDTPKHLIGDPTRIRQVIMNLTSNAIKFTQEGSVAIKVSNPKKAFIRVEVTDTGIGIPQEKKMHIFEKFSQADVSTTRKFGGTGLGLAICKQLIEIMEGKIGCESIENKGSTFWFEIPLQNG
- the rpmG gene encoding 50S ribosomal protein L33 yields the protein MASKREKIKLKSSKSSHHYYTFKNKTSTPDRIVLKKYDPTIRQRVEYKETK
- a CDS encoding response regulator, which encodes MGKILSTFKGKKILIAEDYFINQEVTQAILELMEFTVDIAENGREALEMYESNAYDAILMDVQMPEMDGFQTTAEIRKKEKNGKRIPIIALTANAMSGDREKCLNAGMDDYLSKPIEASKLEEILKKYIPN
- a CDS encoding ABC transporter ATP-binding protein — protein: MILKAKNIHKSFTHPIRTQILKGIDLEVERGETVSIMGRSGEGKSTLLHILGTLEKACQGQLEIAGFDAAASNQTAIRSKHIGFVFQSFHLLEDCTTLENVLMSARIARRSTSPKSEAFLYAEHLLEKVGLGERMFHNVKLLSGGEKQRAAIARALCNDPDLIFADEPSGNLDQRNAELIYEILFSFVSDKKKSLITVTHDDTLAKMCRTQYQLQNGLLEKQT
- the tsaD gene encoding tRNA (adenosine(37)-N6)-threonylcarbamoyltransferase complex transferase subunit TsaD, which produces MLVLGIESTCDETACAVVKDGKQILSNVVASQHEIHAQYGGVFPELASRRHAEVMIPVLRESLYEANVRLDEIDLIAVAKGPGLIGPLLIGLNTAKSLSLACNLPLIGINHIEAHLYAAIMDLETLPDFPCLGVVLSGAHTSLVKIKNIGSYEQIGHTIDDAVGEAFDKVAKMMGLPYPGGPEIEQLAISGDPSRYAFKVGQSKKNPLCFSFSGVKTGVLYTVKGQNGKSEMPLTKQEMADIAASFQSAVFEDIIKKTVKAAKEIGTGTILFGGGVSNSQTLRKKFKESSSEFNLFWPPPGLSLDNGAMIAGLGYHAFLNRNTSDGLLLEPMTRIPFSA